In Nitrospira sp. CR1.1, a single genomic region encodes these proteins:
- a CDS encoding methyltransferase domain-containing protein, with protein sequence MSLRTRLFNIYWTLRSAIVPTLRYSQYSYEESLKRYIGTSVEWVEIGCGHSILPSWRANEERQLVKTCKAIFGIDYDLPSLKAHRNITKKLRGDVTKLPFRSEAFDLVTANMVVEHLDNPHEQFREISRILKPKGVFLFHTPNAYGYGVILSKVVPEWLKGKLIYLLEGREEHDVFPTHYKANTESQVKALAQANGFEVLQLDLIPTDAIFAMIPPLAALELLWIRVLMTQPFRNLRTNMIVALRKLA encoded by the coding sequence ATGAGTTTGCGAACGAGACTGTTCAATATCTATTGGACACTGCGGAGCGCCATTGTCCCGACCCTAAGATACTCCCAATACTCGTACGAGGAGTCTCTGAAACGGTATATCGGGACATCGGTTGAATGGGTGGAGATCGGCTGTGGACATTCTATCCTTCCAAGTTGGCGCGCCAATGAGGAACGTCAGCTGGTAAAAACATGCAAGGCGATATTCGGCATCGACTATGACCTGCCATCATTGAAGGCTCATCGCAATATCACCAAGAAATTGCGAGGGGACGTTACCAAGTTGCCGTTCAGAAGTGAGGCGTTCGACCTTGTGACGGCCAATATGGTCGTTGAACATCTCGACAATCCACATGAACAGTTCAGAGAGATTAGTCGAATTCTCAAGCCGAAAGGCGTGTTCCTGTTTCACACCCCGAATGCTTACGGCTATGGGGTGATTCTTTCCAAAGTCGTCCCAGAATGGCTGAAGGGCAAGCTCATTTATTTGCTTGAAGGGCGAGAAGAGCACGATGTTTTTCCCACCCACTACAAGGCTAATACCGAATCTCAGGTTAAAGCACTTGCTCAGGCCAATGGATTCGAAGTGCTTCAGCTTGATTTGATTCCGACCGATGCAATTTTCGCCATGATTCCACCTCTGGCCGCCCTCGAACTATTGTGGATACGGGTGCTTATGACCCAGCCCTTCCGAAACCTTCGAACCAATATGATTGTGGCACTGAGGAAATTAGCTTAG
- a CDS encoding polysaccharide deacetylase family protein, with amino-acid sequence MNVDIRRLKPAVREVVAWAFHASPIPRWRHRGKVVMLMYHRVLTREEVSLQSVQPGMYVLDSVFAQHMAFLKQNFTLLSLHQLLELWQTEKWNARARYCVVTFDDGWLDNYRHAYPVLKKLGIPATIFLPTDYVGSDRWFWPDQLAFLFKVLDGREVQSNVSREIGKVFSRYLDEGDTSFIEALERGEHVTDRVIEQCKHLPIERIHGLVAALANQMNVSLPQERVIVNWDEVREMSRDGVSFGSHSCSHRILTTITSDDVSVELTKSRQVLLEQGVNYVPVFCYPNGNSDAGIQQQAKACGYEAACSVRMGVEGPNPENKYAIRRVGIHNDITNTIPLFSWRVFGPLPASA; translated from the coding sequence ATGAATGTAGACATTCGACGATTAAAGCCAGCCGTCCGCGAGGTCGTTGCCTGGGCCTTTCACGCATCGCCGATCCCTCGCTGGCGGCATCGGGGGAAGGTCGTCATGCTCATGTACCACCGGGTGTTGACCCGTGAGGAAGTCTCTCTTCAGTCTGTGCAACCCGGCATGTATGTACTGGACAGCGTATTTGCTCAGCACATGGCTTTTCTGAAGCAGAATTTTACTCTTCTTTCGCTTCACCAGCTCTTGGAGCTTTGGCAAACAGAGAAATGGAATGCTCGTGCCCGTTACTGTGTAGTGACGTTCGACGACGGCTGGCTTGACAATTACCGACACGCGTATCCCGTGCTGAAGAAACTGGGCATTCCGGCGACCATCTTTCTTCCCACTGACTACGTAGGAAGTGACCGGTGGTTCTGGCCGGATCAATTGGCATTTCTATTCAAGGTCCTGGACGGACGGGAAGTACAGTCGAATGTTTCGAGAGAAATTGGAAAAGTGTTTTCCAGATATCTGGATGAAGGTGATACCTCATTTATTGAGGCTTTGGAGCGCGGAGAGCACGTCACCGATCGAGTCATCGAGCAATGCAAACATCTACCGATCGAGCGAATCCATGGATTGGTTGCCGCGTTGGCCAATCAGATGAACGTGTCGCTTCCGCAGGAACGGGTGATTGTTAATTGGGACGAGGTGCGTGAAATGTCCAGGGATGGCGTATCGTTTGGATCGCACTCATGCTCGCACCGCATTCTGACCACCATCACATCGGATGACGTGTCTGTCGAGCTTACCAAGTCAAGACAGGTGCTGTTGGAACAAGGTGTGAACTATGTGCCGGTCTTTTGTTACCCCAATGGCAACAGTGACGCAGGTATTCAGCAGCAGGCCAAAGCCTGTGGGTATGAGGCAGCATGTTCAGTGAGGATGGGTGTGGAAGGACCTAACCCGGAGAATAAGTATGCGATTCGACGCGTGGGCATCCACAACGACATAACCAACACCATCCCATTATTTTCGTGGCGTGTGTTTGGTCCTTTACCTGCTTCAGCATGA
- a CDS encoding glycosyltransferase produces the protein MPKSNDVKTILFLSTSSGPGGAEQVISNLVTSMDPSKYRGVLCVFRPGWLQERSRSRGVPTYVIPTEGMTDWRWAYRFRDLLKDEHVDLIHSHEFDANVQGTAVATYLGIPLVATVHGKHYFWEKLRRRLAYRWVSRRATMVAVSEDLKRFIVERVGIDSDRITVLYNGVNVPPAPEPADIEACRREMNLPDSDCVIGVVGNLYPVKGHQYLIDAIPAVLEKYPETSFVFAGRGQLESDLKQQVNRLGLDKRVHFLGLRQDIPRILALLDVFVLPSLSEGLSMAILEAMMAGKPVVATRVGGNPEIVLDRETGFLVPPKDSHALAESLIALLKDRHLAIQLGEKGKRRAEHQFSLQTMVNAYESLYEEHLRGNV, from the coding sequence ATGCCAAAAAGCAACGACGTTAAAACGATTCTTTTTCTTTCTACCAGCAGCGGTCCAGGGGGGGCTGAACAAGTCATCAGCAATCTGGTGACTTCCATGGATCCTTCGAAATACCGAGGGGTGCTCTGTGTATTTCGTCCGGGCTGGCTCCAGGAGCGAAGCCGAAGTCGTGGAGTTCCGACATACGTTATTCCCACTGAAGGGATGACGGATTGGCGTTGGGCATACCGATTTCGAGATCTCTTGAAAGATGAGCATGTCGACCTGATTCACTCACATGAATTTGACGCAAATGTGCAGGGAACTGCCGTCGCAACTTATTTGGGCATTCCACTTGTGGCAACTGTCCATGGAAAACACTACTTTTGGGAAAAGCTTAGACGCCGCCTGGCGTATCGGTGGGTCAGCCGTCGAGCTACTATGGTTGCAGTGTCCGAGGACCTCAAGCGGTTTATCGTGGAGAGGGTGGGCATTGATTCAGATCGCATCACTGTTCTTTACAATGGTGTGAATGTGCCTCCTGCTCCGGAACCTGCTGACATTGAAGCGTGCAGAAGAGAGATGAATCTTCCTGACAGTGACTGCGTGATCGGTGTTGTGGGTAATCTGTACCCCGTCAAAGGACACCAATACCTCATTGATGCCATCCCTGCAGTGCTAGAAAAATATCCTGAAACCTCATTTGTGTTTGCAGGAAGAGGGCAATTAGAAAGTGACCTCAAGCAACAGGTCAATCGGCTTGGGCTGGACAAGCGTGTCCATTTTCTCGGCCTGAGGCAAGACATACCCAGAATTCTTGCGCTGTTGGATGTGTTTGTTCTTCCCTCTCTATCTGAGGGACTCTCGATGGCTATTCTCGAAGCGATGATGGCGGGAAAACCGGTGGTTGCCACACGAGTGGGAGGCAATCCCGAGATCGTGCTCGACAGAGAGACAGGGTTTCTAGTTCCTCCCAAGGATAGTCATGCGTTGGCTGAAAGTTTGATCGCCTTACTGAAGGATCGGCATCTCGCCATCCAATTGGGGGAAAAAGGGAAACGCCGCGCAGAACATCAGTTCAGCTTGCAAACCATGGTGAATGCCTATGAATCATTATATGAAGAACATCTGAGGGGAAACGTTTAA